Proteins from one Gloeocapsa sp. PCC 73106 genomic window:
- a CDS encoding PilN domain-containing protein, whose amino-acid sequence MYNLDINFLKDRLLTDELAKGTLTKRPQELARDRIPVYIGGGILAALPLIALGLLILNNQQKGEIATEIQQIDSEIAQLQAQNAQVTELRQQVELARANRQALVSVFNQIKPMSAILRDISDQTPPGIQIESIVQTETPLETAPSALPQVTLSITGLARSFNEVNDFLLILQQSDFLDRAKTNIEASQKIANPNEVSFGDAEKPTNIEVTLPEVVRFTITTEVNEEPASNLITQLTQTGASGLVTRINTLKEKGAIDP is encoded by the coding sequence ATGTATAACTTAGATATCAACTTTCTTAAAGACCGTCTTCTGACCGACGAGTTGGCTAAAGGAACACTCACCAAAAGACCTCAAGAATTAGCTAGGGATAGAATCCCTGTGTATATAGGTGGTGGAATTTTGGCAGCACTCCCTCTGATCGCTTTGGGGCTTTTAATCTTAAATAACCAGCAAAAAGGAGAGATAGCTACAGAAATTCAGCAAATAGATTCAGAAATAGCTCAATTACAAGCTCAAAATGCTCAAGTAACTGAGTTACGACAGCAAGTAGAATTAGCTAGAGCTAATAGACAAGCTTTAGTCAGTGTGTTCAATCAGATTAAACCCATGTCAGCGATCTTGCGCGATATTAGCGATCAAACTCCTCCAGGGATTCAAATTGAGTCAATCGTACAAACTGAAACCCCACTGGAGACAGCTCCCTCAGCTTTACCCCAGGTAACTTTGAGCATCACCGGTTTAGCACGTTCTTTTAATGAGGTCAATGATTTTTTGTTGATTCTACAACAATCAGATTTCCTCGATAGAGCTAAGACCAACATAGAAGCAAGCCAGAAGATCGCTAATCCCAATGAAGTATCCTTTGGCGATGCAGAAAAACCCACTAATATTGAAGTAACTTTACCTGAGGTGGTTCGATTTACGATCACCACTGAAGTCAACGAAGAACCCGCTTCCAATTTGATTACTCAACTAACTCAAACAGGAGCATCAGGGTTAGTCACCCGCATTAATACTCTCAAAGAAAAAGGAGCAATTGACCCATGA
- the pilM gene encoding type IV pilus assembly protein PilM, protein MFSSLTNLLGKKNLGIGVEIATDKVNIAQLVKQGSQYKLSKYSSKEIPEGIFQEGKITDAPSLAELIEDMFKEAKINVKKVATAVPMREAIIRIIPIPAELSAEESNDLILNHEAALYLPYPRDEVDLDFIPLGNFLDDDGIEKVRVLLVATRREITDIYRETFKQAGLQLEILEINSFSLIRTIREQLRQFVAQEAAVLVDIEFDNTEIAIIVQGVPQFSRTVPIGIYQLHTALAQAMNLPVTRNIELLQDITIPNTPIDTQGTGATHINPGMASLLRVLGELTEELRRSISFYTNQANEVEIAQILLAGPGSAIGQIDEFFTQKLNLPTVAIDPIAALPVQMEQEVNSIERAGLGTVLGLGLRMSEKYV, encoded by the coding sequence ATGTTTAGTTCTTTAACAAACCTGTTGGGTAAAAAAAATCTAGGAATTGGGGTAGAAATTGCCACAGATAAGGTAAATATTGCCCAATTAGTCAAACAAGGTAGTCAATATAAACTTAGTAAGTACTCTAGTAAAGAAATCCCTGAGGGCATATTTCAAGAGGGAAAAATTACCGATGCGCCCTCTTTGGCTGAGTTAATCGAAGATATGTTTAAAGAGGCTAAAATCAACGTCAAAAAGGTAGCCACGGCGGTACCTATGCGAGAAGCGATTATTAGAATTATTCCCATACCCGCCGAATTATCTGCCGAAGAATCTAATGATCTAATTTTAAACCATGAGGCCGCTCTCTATTTACCCTACCCCAGAGATGAAGTAGATCTCGATTTTATTCCTTTGGGTAACTTTTTAGACGATGATGGTATTGAAAAAGTGCGGGTATTATTAGTAGCTACTCGCAGAGAAATAACGGATATTTACCGTGAGACTTTTAAACAAGCGGGATTACAGCTAGAAATCCTAGAAATTAATAGTTTTTCTTTGATTCGTACTATTAGAGAACAATTGAGACAATTTGTAGCTCAAGAAGCGGCTGTGTTGGTAGATATAGAATTTGACAACACCGAAATAGCCATTATCGTTCAGGGAGTACCCCAATTCTCTCGTACCGTTCCCATTGGTATTTATCAGTTACATACAGCTTTAGCTCAAGCGATGAATCTACCAGTCACGCGCAATATAGAATTATTACAAGATATCACCATACCAAATACACCCATAGATACCCAGGGAACAGGAGCAACCCATATTAACCCGGGGATGGCTTCTCTGTTGAGAGTTTTAGGGGAATTAACCGAGGAGTTGCGTCGTTCCATTAGCTTTTATACCAATCAAGCTAACGAAGTGGAAATAGCCCAGATTTTATTAGCAGGACCAGGAAGTGCGATCGGTCAAATTGACGAATTCTTTACCCAAAAATTAAACTTACCTACCGTAGCTATTGACCCAATTGCGGCATTACCTGTACAAATGGAGCAGGAGGTTAACTCCATAGAACGAGCTGGACTAGGAACCGTTTTAGGACTAGGATTACGCATGAGTGAAAAATATGTATAA
- the argB gene encoding acetylglutamate kinase yields the protein MVNQKELIRETDATRVRVLSEALPYIQQFAGRTVVVKYGGAAMKEASLKDSVIRDIVFLSCVGLRPIVVHGGGPEINTWLDKLGIEPQFKDGLRVTDAATMDVVEMVLVGRVNKELVSLINRAGGNAVGICGKDGNLIKARHVGKDGIGFVGEVSSIDTRLVESLIKSGYVPVISSVAADDEGQAHNINADTVAGEIAAALQAEKMILLTDTPGILQDYKDPSTLLPKLDIQEARELINKGIVGGGMIPKVNCCVRSLAQGVKAAHIIDGRIPHALLLEIFTDLGIGSMIVA from the coding sequence ATGGTCAATCAAAAAGAATTAATCCGAGAAACAGACGCAACCAGAGTAAGAGTACTTAGCGAAGCTTTACCCTACATTCAACAATTTGCCGGACGCACCGTGGTAGTTAAGTATGGGGGTGCAGCGATGAAAGAGGCTAGTCTCAAAGATTCTGTGATCCGAGATATCGTTTTTTTATCTTGTGTGGGTTTACGTCCCATTGTAGTTCATGGTGGAGGACCAGAAATTAATACCTGGTTGGATAAGTTGGGAATTGAACCTCAATTTAAAGATGGTCTCAGGGTTACTGACGCAGCGACGATGGATGTGGTAGAAATGGTTCTAGTTGGTCGCGTCAATAAGGAATTAGTATCTCTAATCAATCGTGCGGGTGGAAATGCGGTAGGAATCTGCGGCAAAGATGGTAATCTAATCAAAGCTCGTCACGTTGGCAAAGATGGCATCGGTTTCGTCGGAGAAGTGAGTAGCATTGATACCAGATTGGTAGAATCTTTAATTAAAAGCGGTTATGTTCCTGTAATTTCCAGTGTAGCTGCTGATGATGAGGGACAAGCTCATAATATTAACGCTGATACAGTAGCTGGTGAAATTGCTGCTGCACTGCAAGCAGAAAAGATGATCTTATTGACGGATACACCTGGGATTCTACAGGATTATAAAGATCCTTCGACTTTACTCCCGAAACTAGATATTCAGGAAGCTCGAGAATTAATTAATAAGGGTATCGTCGGTGGAGGAATGATCCCTAAAGTCAATTGTTGTGTGCGATCGCTCGCTCAAGGCGTTAAAGCCGCCCACATCATCGATGGACGTATTCCCCACGCTTTACTTTTGGAAATCTTTACCGATTTGGGTATTGGCAGCATGATTGTAGCCTAA
- a CDS encoding bifunctional aminoglycoside phosphotransferase/ATP-binding protein, with the protein MLIKVTKITFNSEDFSGLVQTMLQENFYPHPVSLPIDLIQTHISYVFLTGDYAYKLKKPVSFGFLDFSTPAKRHHFTKEELRLNQPVAPDIYLEILSITQTNEEYQLEGKGELREYVLKMRQFPQENLLINLLKQGLLQAEHCQQLAKVVASFHNLALTNAYINSFGSPEKIKTAIEENYEYTTKYVGVIQSQLQYQETKAFTDRFLIENIELFTERQVKGKIREGHGDLHLKNICLYQDKIQLFDRIEFNEEFRYVDVIYDIAFAVMDLDFHQAKELSNIFLNTYLELTGDWEGVQVLPLYLVRQAYVRAKVNSFTSEDTNLTEAEKAQAKIEAIAYYHLAWQYTQPHQGKITLMSGLSGSGKSTVARKLAKTDYAIHIRSDAVRKHLGGIPPEAKGEEELYSPEMTEKTYNRLLELGIKLAKQGYPVILDAKYDRRRWRERAIATTEAEKIPLRIYHCTAPLAVLRERLAQRTGDVSDATPDLLEQQLANREEFTSIEQPYVTNIDTNQNKGIVSIVPEKG; encoded by the coding sequence ATGCTAATAAAAGTGACGAAGATCACCTTTAATTCTGAGGATTTTTCTGGTCTGGTGCAAACAATGTTACAGGAGAACTTTTATCCCCATCCTGTTAGTTTGCCTATAGATTTGATTCAGACCCACATATCTTATGTTTTTTTAACTGGAGATTACGCTTATAAACTAAAGAAACCAGTAAGTTTTGGGTTTTTAGACTTTTCTACGCCCGCTAAACGTCATCATTTTACGAAAGAAGAACTCAGACTAAATCAACCAGTTGCACCAGATATTTATTTAGAAATATTATCCATCACCCAAACCAATGAAGAGTATCAATTAGAAGGAAAAGGAGAGTTGAGGGAATACGTCTTAAAAATGAGACAATTTCCTCAAGAGAATCTATTAATTAATCTATTAAAACAAGGCTTGCTTCAAGCAGAACATTGTCAGCAATTAGCTAAGGTAGTAGCTAGCTTTCACAATTTAGCACTAACTAACGCATATATTAATAGTTTTGGTAGTCCAGAAAAGATCAAAACAGCTATAGAGGAAAATTATGAGTACACAACTAAATATGTGGGAGTAATTCAATCTCAGTTACAATATCAAGAGACAAAAGCTTTTACAGACAGATTTTTAATTGAGAATATCGAGCTATTTACGGAGAGACAAGTTAAAGGTAAAATAAGAGAAGGTCATGGAGATTTACACTTAAAAAATATCTGTTTATATCAAGACAAAATTCAATTATTTGATCGAATAGAATTTAATGAAGAATTTAGGTACGTAGATGTTATATACGATATTGCCTTTGCTGTAATGGATTTAGACTTTCATCAAGCTAAGGAGTTGAGCAACATATTTTTAAACACTTATTTAGAGTTGACAGGAGACTGGGAAGGGGTACAAGTTTTGCCATTGTATTTAGTACGTCAAGCTTATGTGCGCGCTAAAGTTAATTCGTTTACCTCAGAAGATACTAACCTCACAGAAGCAGAAAAAGCTCAAGCCAAAATTGAAGCGATCGCCTATTATCATCTAGCTTGGCAGTATACCCAACCCCATCAGGGAAAAATAACCTTGATGTCTGGATTATCTGGATCAGGAAAAAGCACAGTAGCAAGAAAACTAGCTAAAACAGATTACGCTATCCACATTCGCTCAGATGCAGTGCGCAAACACTTAGGAGGTATTCCCCCAGAAGCCAAAGGTGAAGAGGAGCTATATAGCCCGGAGATGACCGAAAAGACGTATAATCGTCTGCTAGAGTTGGGAATTAAGCTAGCGAAACAAGGATATCCAGTAATTTTAGATGCCAAATACGATCGCCGTCGGTGGAGAGAAAGAGCGATCGCTACAACAGAGGCGGAGAAGATACCTTTAAGGATATACCATTGCACGGCACCTTTGGCTGTACTGCGAGAACGTTTAGCCCAACGCACAGGAGATGTTTCCGACGCAACTCCAGATTTACTTGAGCAACAACTCGCTAATCGAGAAGAGTTTACCTCAATAGAGCAACCCTACGTTACAAACATTGACACTAACCAAAATAAGGGAATAGTGTCAATAGTTCCTGAGAAAGGTTAA
- the grxD gene encoding Grx4 family monothiol glutaredoxin, whose translation MTPEVTQKIEQLTQNNKIVVFMKGSKLMPQCGFSNNVVQILNSLGVPFETVDILEDYDLRQGIKEYSNWPTIPQVYVNGELIGGSDIMIELYQSGELQEMLEVALAS comes from the coding sequence ATGACACCAGAAGTAACACAAAAAATCGAACAACTAACACAAAATAACAAAATCGTAGTGTTTATGAAAGGCTCTAAATTGATGCCTCAGTGCGGTTTTTCTAATAACGTGGTCCAAATTCTTAATAGTTTGGGAGTACCTTTTGAAACCGTGGACATCCTAGAAGACTATGATTTACGTCAAGGTATCAAAGAATATTCCAACTGGCCAACTATCCCTCAAGTTTACGTTAATGGGGAGTTGATAGGAGGCTCAGATATTATGATTGAACTGTATCAAAGTGGAGAGTTGCAAGAAATGTTAGAAGTAGCTTTGGCTTCCTAG
- a CDS encoding EamA family transporter, translating into MTNFCLLLTLVVTQVLGDIWLSRGMKLFGEVESFNLLRITELLFYLLTNSWIWLGVITLAFSMLIYLVSVSRLDLSYVLPIHSSSYVLNALMAWLILQEQVSFNRWLAAILISIGVFLVSLTPQSPKSKPPSQVLLFFLPLGLSLPKLWLSVIILALADTMGDVLTAKGVQQIGEFPGKSLKKTRVWLVSLMSNPLMLGGIAGYTTAFLTFVCLLSWADISLVRPATAMGYIFSLLGARFWLQEKISFRRFLGIIPIGLGMVLIALPSF; encoded by the coding sequence GTGACTAATTTTTGCTTATTACTTACCCTGGTAGTTACTCAAGTTTTGGGAGATATTTGGCTAAGTAGAGGTATGAAACTCTTTGGCGAGGTGGAGAGTTTTAACCTCCTGAGGATCACAGAGTTACTTTTTTATCTGTTAACTAACTCTTGGATTTGGTTAGGCGTTATTACTCTAGCTTTTTCGATGTTGATTTACTTAGTAAGTGTTTCTCGTTTAGATCTAAGTTATGTTCTACCCATACACTCATCTAGCTATGTTTTAAATGCTTTGATGGCTTGGCTAATTCTACAGGAACAAGTATCTTTCAATCGCTGGTTAGCCGCAATTTTAATTAGCATTGGCGTATTTTTAGTGAGTTTGACGCCTCAATCACCCAAAAGTAAACCACCATCTCAGGTTTTACTGTTTTTTTTACCCCTAGGGTTATCCCTTCCTAAACTTTGGCTGAGTGTGATAATTCTAGCCTTGGCTGATACGATGGGTGACGTTTTAACCGCTAAGGGAGTACAACAAATTGGTGAATTTCCGGGAAAGTCTCTGAAAAAAACACGAGTCTGGTTAGTTTCCCTAATGAGTAATCCGCTGATGTTGGGGGGAATCGCCGGCTATACTACCGCATTTTTAACCTTTGTTTGTTTACTAAGTTGGGCTGATATCAGTCTGGTGCGTCCCGCTACAGCGATGGGTTATATCTTTAGTCTATTGGGTGCGCGTTTTTGGCTGCAAGAAAAAATCAGTTTTAGGCGATTTTTGGGTATTATTCCCATCGGTTTAGGTATGGTGTTAATTGCTTTACCATCGTTCTAA
- the ftsH3 gene encoding ATP-dependent zinc metalloprotease FtsH3 — MNKNNKKWRNAGLYALLAIVVVALGTAFLDQQPQTRETWKYSTFIREVENNRVESVKLTPDRSQALVTSQDGTPVIVNLPNDPGLLDILTQNNVDISVVPQSDDSFWFRALSSLFLPILLLVGLFLLLRRAQTGPGSQAMNFGKSKARVQMEPQTQVTFGDVAGIEQAKLELNEVVDFLKNADRFTAVGAKIPKGVLLVGPPGTGKTLLARAVAGEAGVPFFSISGSEFVEMFVGVGASRVRDLFEQAKANAPCIVFIDEIDAVGRQRGAGLGGGNDEREQTLNQLLTEMDGFEGNTGVIVIAATNRPDVLDAALLRPGRFDRQVVVDRPDYAGRQEILRVHARGKTLAKDVDLDKIARRTPGFTGADLANLLNEAAILAARRNLTEISMDEVNDAIDRVIAGPEKKERIMSEKRKAVVAYHEAGHALVGALMPDYDPVQKISIIPRGRAGGLTWFTPSEDRVESGLFSRSYLQNLMAVALGGRIAEEIIFGEEEVTTGASNDLQQVASRARQMVTRFGMSDRLGPVALGRQNGNVFLGRDIASDRDFSDETAAAIDEEVRNLVEQAYRRAKDVLINNRHILDRLAQMLIEKETVDADELQELLASNDVKMATIS, encoded by the coding sequence GTGAACAAAAATAATAAAAAATGGCGGAACGCCGGGCTATACGCACTACTTGCCATAGTGGTAGTAGCCTTGGGAACAGCCTTTTTAGATCAACAGCCACAGACTCGAGAAACTTGGAAGTATAGTACTTTTATTCGAGAAGTAGAAAATAACCGAGTTGAAAGCGTGAAGCTAACCCCTGATCGCTCTCAAGCTTTAGTAACTTCCCAAGATGGTACCCCAGTAATCGTCAACTTACCGAACGATCCTGGATTACTCGATATTTTGACCCAAAATAACGTAGATATCTCAGTTGTTCCCCAAAGCGACGACAGTTTCTGGTTCAGAGCCTTAAGTAGTCTATTTTTACCGATTTTATTGTTAGTAGGTCTGTTTTTACTCCTCCGTCGTGCTCAAACAGGTCCGGGATCTCAAGCGATGAATTTTGGTAAATCCAAAGCGAGAGTACAAATGGAACCCCAAACCCAAGTAACCTTTGGTGATGTAGCGGGTATAGAACAAGCCAAACTAGAACTCAACGAAGTAGTAGACTTCTTGAAAAACGCTGATCGCTTCACCGCTGTAGGCGCTAAAATCCCCAAAGGCGTACTATTAGTTGGACCTCCAGGAACGGGCAAAACCCTGTTAGCTCGAGCGGTAGCAGGAGAAGCAGGAGTACCATTTTTCTCCATATCCGGCTCAGAGTTTGTGGAGATGTTTGTAGGTGTAGGTGCTTCAAGGGTCAGAGACCTATTCGAGCAAGCCAAAGCCAACGCTCCCTGTATCGTATTCATCGATGAAATTGATGCAGTAGGTCGTCAGCGAGGCGCCGGTTTAGGGGGAGGAAACGACGAAAGAGAACAAACCCTCAACCAATTACTCACCGAGATGGACGGTTTCGAAGGCAATACCGGTGTCATCGTTATCGCAGCTACCAATCGCCCCGACGTATTAGACGCGGCTTTACTCAGACCAGGACGTTTCGACCGTCAAGTAGTCGTGGATCGCCCTGACTACGCAGGACGTCAAGAAATCTTAAGAGTTCACGCTCGCGGTAAAACCCTAGCTAAAGACGTTGATCTTGATAAAATCGCCCGTCGGACTCCTGGTTTTACTGGTGCAGACTTAGCTAACTTACTCAACGAAGCCGCTATTTTAGCAGCACGTCGTAATCTAACCGAAATTTCTATGGACGAAGTAAACGACGCCATCGATCGCGTAATAGCTGGTCCAGAGAAAAAAGAACGGATTATGAGCGAAAAACGCAAAGCCGTCGTAGCCTACCACGAAGCTGGTCATGCTTTAGTTGGCGCTTTAATGCCAGATTACGACCCAGTACAAAAAATCAGCATCATTCCCCGCGGACGCGCCGGCGGATTGACCTGGTTCACCCCAAGTGAAGATCGAGTAGAATCGGGTTTATTCTCCCGTTCTTACTTACAAAATCTCATGGCTGTAGCATTGGGTGGTCGCATCGCTGAAGAAATCATCTTCGGTGAAGAAGAAGTAACCACTGGAGCTTCTAATGATCTACAACAAGTAGCCTCTCGGGCGCGCCAAATGGTGACTCGTTTTGGTATGAGCGATCGCTTAGGACCAGTAGCTCTAGGAAGACAGAATGGTAACGTTTTCTTAGGAAGAGATATTGCTTCTGATCGCGATTTCTCCGACGAAACGGCCGCCGCGATCGACGAAGAGGTACGCAACCTAGTAGAACAAGCTTATCGTCGCGCTAAAGATGTCTTAATTAACAACCGTCACATTCTCGATCGCTTAGCCCAAATGCTAATCGAAAAAGAAACCGTAGACGCGGATGAATTACAAGAGTTACTCGCTAGTAACGACGTCAAAATGGCTACTATCTCCTAG
- a CDS encoding BolA family protein: MVNLKQVETMIQAKLPDAQVKVRDLTGGGDHLEATVISASFEGQSRVKQHQLVYAALQDALSSESIHALALKTYTPEAWKVMEETL; encoded by the coding sequence ATGGTTAACCTCAAGCAAGTAGAAACGATGATTCAAGCTAAATTACCGGACGCACAAGTTAAAGTTAGAGACTTGACAGGAGGTGGCGATCATCTCGAAGCAACGGTTATTTCAGCTAGCTTTGAAGGTCAAAGTAGGGTAAAACAGCATCAATTAGTTTATGCGGCATTACAAGACGCTTTATCTTCGGAATCGATCCACGCTTTAGCTTTAAAAACTTACACTCCTGAAGCTTGGAAGGTAATGGAAGAAACACTGTAA
- a CDS encoding ferritin-like domain-containing protein, which translates to MKLGTESHKELFCQSFLDSYLDYQPESLPWPDLDPVSLAKLRQIPFWQQALFTERSAGVMVSKFAETIEDPLIREAIALQGREESRHGRLIEFLIQRYQIEVTEPELVAPSSQIEAEFIDFGYEECLDSFFAFGMFGIAHQANYLPEAIFKIFDPLLDEEARHIVFFVNWITYLQIQRSKGLTPLRGFHSLWHYGKAVWKLGAIFGESTPEDEKAFTVTGAGNFMDDLTPELFFATCLTENSKRMSRFNPELLQPMLMPNLSLLALRFLKLLPHK; encoded by the coding sequence ATGAAATTAGGCACCGAATCACATAAAGAGCTATTTTGTCAAAGTTTTCTGGATAGTTATTTAGATTATCAACCCGAAAGTTTGCCTTGGCCAGATTTAGATCCGGTATCTTTGGCTAAGTTGCGTCAAATTCCTTTTTGGCAACAGGCTTTATTTACCGAAAGAAGCGCAGGGGTGATGGTGAGTAAATTTGCTGAGACTATCGAAGATCCTCTGATACGTGAGGCGATCGCACTCCAAGGAAGAGAAGAAAGTCGTCACGGCAGATTAATTGAGTTTCTGATTCAACGTTACCAGATCGAGGTAACCGAACCCGAATTAGTAGCCCCAAGTAGTCAAATTGAAGCAGAATTTATTGATTTTGGCTATGAAGAATGTTTAGATTCATTTTTTGCCTTTGGGATGTTTGGTATCGCGCACCAAGCTAATTATCTCCCAGAAGCGATCTTTAAGATTTTTGACCCTCTCTTAGACGAAGAAGCGCGTCACATAGTTTTTTTCGTCAATTGGATCACATATTTACAAATTCAACGCAGCAAAGGTTTAACCCCCTTGCGGGGATTCCATTCTCTTTGGCATTATGGGAAGGCAGTTTGGAAGCTAGGGGCAATCTTCGGTGAATCGACACCAGAGGATGAAAAGGCTTTTACCGTAACTGGTGCAGGGAATTTTATGGATGATTTAACCCCTGAACTATTTTTTGCTACCTGTTTAACGGAAAATAGTAAAAGAATGAGCCGATTTAACCCGGAATTACTACAACCGATGTTAATGCCCAATCTATCTTTATTAGCTTTGCGTTTTCTTAAATTATTACCCCACAAGTGA